The bacterium genome includes the window TGTTCATAGGATTTAACGCGATCGGGGTTCGCTACGTTATCGCGGAATTGCCGCCATTTTGGGCTGCCGCGCTCCGTTTTGCGCCTGCCGGTGCCATCCTTTTTATTCTGATGCTCCTCTTAAGGCTTCCGATTCCTAGAGGGAAAAGCTTATTGGGAGCTGTTTTATACGGCGCGTTGAATTTTGGAGCAAGTTATGCATTCCTTTACCAGGGCTTGGAAAAGGTAAAACCTGGAATGACACAGGTCATCCTGGCTCTTGTTCCGTTATTTACGCTGCTTTTTGCCATACTTCATAAACAGGAACACTTTCGATGGAACGCATTGCTGGGAGCGCTTTTAGCACTGGCTGGAGTTGCGATTGTTTTTCGAGAACAAATCCAGGAGAATGTACCAGTTATTTCGTTAATCGAAGTGATACTTGGATCATTATGCATCGCGGAATCCAGCGTGATTGCCAAAAGTTTCCCAAAGAATCACCCGATCAGCACGAACGCAATCGGAATGATCACAGGCGCAATAATACTTATGGCGATGAGCTTGATTTGGAAAGAAGCCTGGTTTTTACCTAAAAGCTCTGCCTCCTGGTTCGCCCTGGCTTATCTCATACTCATAGGATCCTGTGTGGCTTTCATTCTGTTTTTGTTCGTTTTAAAACAATGGTCTGCTTCGATCAATTCTTATCAATTTGTCTTACTTCCCTTTGTCACAGTAACTGCTTCTGCCTGGCTAACCCATGAAAAGCTGAGCCCTGTTTTACTATCAGGCGCAGCCCTGGTGTTATTGGGTGTCTATTTTGGAGCAATATTTACGCCGGGGAAATACAAGCGAAAAGCAGTCCCATTATAAAATTGGGGATATCTCGTTCAAGTTACCCATTTGTCAGCCATTCGCTGTAGCCGCCGGGGTGGCTGACGACGCTGCCATCCTGCACCACCAGGAGGCGGTCCACCACCTGGTCGAGGAAATAGCGGTCATGCGAGATGATGAGTGCCGTGCCCTCGAATTCTGTCAGCGCGCTCTCCAGCACTTCCGCCGAAGCGATATCCAGGTTGTTGGTCGGTTCATCCAGCAGCAGGAAATTGGCTTTGGAAAGCACTACCAGCAGCAACTGCAGCCGGCTGCGTTCACCCCCGCTGAGGGCTTTCACCTTTTGGGAACACATGCGGTAATCAAACAGGTACCGGCCCAGCAGCGCCACCGCGCTGCTCTCGCTCATGTTGCCCGCCAGGCGCACCGTATCCAGCACCATCTGCTCCGGGTCGAGCGTTTCGTGCTCCTGCGCGTAATACCCGCAGGTCACACTCGGACCAGTAATGACATCGCCGTAATCAGGGATCAGCGTTCCTAATGCCAGACGCAGCAGCACGCTCTTGCCCGCGCCGTTGGGTCCGATCACCCCCACGCGCTCGCCGTGGTGAAGGGTGAAGCTTACATTCTCCAGCACTTTGCGCTGCCCAAAAGATTTGCCCACGTGCCTGAATTCCAGCACCTTCTGCGACCCGCGCCAGCCATGCAGTTTCAAGTCCATTCGCCGGCGTTCCAGCAGGGGGCGCTCAAGCTTATCCATGTGGTCCAGACGGTTCTGGATGGCTTTGGCGCGTTTGGCAAATTTTTCGCTGTCATAGGTCTTTGCCCACAATGCATAGCGCTTGATGGCAACCTCAATGCGCGCAATCTGCCGCTGCTGCACGTGGTACAGCTCATCCTGCCGCGCCATTCGCTGCTGTTTGTCTAAAATAAATGAGGAATAATCCCCGCTGAAGGTAGTCAATATGCCGGCATCCAGTTCAGCAATGTGGGTCACCACCGCGTCCAGCAGGTAGCGGTCATGGGATACGATCACCACCGCGCCGGGGTAACTTTGGATAAATCGCTCAAGATATTGTTTGCCTGCCAGATCAAGGTGATTATCCGGTTCGTCCAGCAGCAAAACATCCGGTTTACTCAATAACAATTGCGCCAACCCAATGAGCTTTTTTTGCCCCCCACTGAG containing:
- a CDS encoding EamA family transporter, yielding METEGSITKSRAANWPLAAFLFSVLFIGFNAIGVRYVIAELPPFWAAALRFAPAGAILFILMLLLRLPIPRGKSLLGAVLYGALNFGASYAFLYQGLEKVKPGMTQVILALVPLFTLLFAILHKQEHFRWNALLGALLALAGVAIVFREQIQENVPVISLIEVILGSLCIAESSVIAKSFPKNHPISTNAIGMITGAIILMAMSLIWKEAWFLPKSSASWFALAYLILIGSCVAFILFLFVLKQWSASINSYQFVLLPFVTVTASAWLTHEKLSPVLLSGAALVLLGVYFGAIFTPGKYKRKAVPL
- a CDS encoding ABC-F family ATP-binding cassette domain-containing protein: ENEKRLAQALERQHTLLTEYRSLGGDQYPQKVREVLRGLGLKEGEEDKPINTLSGGQKKLIGLAQLLLSKPDVLLLDEPDNHLDLAGKQYLERFIQSYPGAVVIVSHDRYLLDAVVTHIAELDAGILTTFSGDYSSFILDKQQRMARQDELYHVQQRQIARIEVAIKRYALWAKTYDSEKFAKRAKAIQNRLDHMDKLERPLLERRRMDLKLHGWRGSQKVLEFRHVGKSFGQRKVLENVSFTLHHGERVGVIGPNGAGKSVLLRLALGTLIPDYGDVITGPSVTCGYYAQEHETLDPEQMVLDTVRLAGNMSESSAVALLGRYLFDYRMCSQKVKALSGGERSRLQLLLVVLSKANFLLLDEPTNNLDIASAEVLESALTEFEGTALIISHDRYFLDQVVDRLLVVQDGSVVSHPGGYSEWLTNG